TTCGCGGGGCACCTGGCGCACCTCGCGCAGGGTGGGCGCCGGACCGAGGTGCACGCGGGGGACGCGCTCGCCGGCGCGGGCCCGCTGGGAGAACCAGATGACCTTGCTGCCGGTGGCGGTGGTGCAGCACCCCCAGCCGTCGCTCATCACGGCGATGCGCTCCAGGCAGGCGCGCAGGTCCAGGTCGGGGCGCAGATGGCGGTCGTCGCCGCCGATCGCCGTGATCAGATGCTGGCCGTTCCACCACATCTCGATCGACGTGTGCTTGTCGGTCGCGTGTTCGTCGATGGCCTTCAGAAGCATCTCGACGCCACGGCAGACGGGCTCGACGAGCGGGTCGAGGTCCCAGTGGTTCAGATGAGCGGCCAGGATGCGCCTGACCTGTCCGACGCGTTCCGGACTGACGTCCACATCGAGGTGGTAGTAGCAGGGGACTGCGGTCTTCATCGTCGTTGGCTCCTCACCGGCGAGGCTCCGCTCCTCCTCGGCCCGACGGACCGAGTCGTAAATACGAAGCGTGAGCGGTAATCGCTTCTGAGTCACAACCACAGTGCGGCTGCTACGCCATTCGTGCAACACGAGCACACCACAACCAAGATCCAACAGGACGTTGGGTGATGCGCCGTGCACCATAAGTGAAGGCCTCGGGAGGTTGGACGCATTCGCGCCTCTGCGAAAGGGCCGGCCCGCTCGTTTCGAGCGGCGTACCTCTTGGACTCCCGGAAGGTGAACAGCGCGATGCTGCAACCAGCGAAGACCGAAGTCGCCAGAGCCCTGGGCAGTTACCGGTCCTGGGAGCGGGCCATGCTCGCGCGCCCGGGCGACCGCACGGTGCGGTCCACCTTCGAGGACTGCGGGTACACCCTGTGCGTGCTGCTGGGCAAGCGCTGCGCGCGCGAGGCCGCGGACGCCGCCGAACAGTATCTGCGGGCCGCTACGGACGCCCGTCAACGGGAGCGCAGGGGACCGATCCGCCGCACAGGTGTCGCACGGCTGTCCGTGACGCGGTCCCTCCCCTTGGCTCCGGCGGAGATGTAGCGCTCGGGCGCCGGTGCAGTCAGGTCGCCCAACACCGGGCGATGGAAGCCAGTTTCAGCAAACGGAGGTGCAGAGGTGAAGTCCACCAGGGCGATCGGCCGTGTTCCGGTACGGGACGTCGAACCGCGCGTGGAGTGCGGCAGGCGGCCGGCGAAAGCCGTGACCGGGGAGACGGTGCGGATCTCCGCGACGGTGTTTCGCGAGGGCCACGACGCCATCGGCGCCAACGTGGTCCTCAAGGGCCCGGACGGCGGCCGCGGCCCGTGGACACCGATGCGCGAACTCGCCCCGGGCAGCGACCGCTGGGGGGCCGAGGTGACCCTGGAGGCCATGGGCCGCTGGACCTACACGGTGGAGGCCTGGAGCGACCCGGTCGCCACCTGGCGCCGGCACGCGGAGATCAAGATTCCGGCGGGCATCGACACGGGTCTGGTCCTGGAGGAGGGCGGCCGGCTCTACGAACGGGCGGCGGCCCGCGCCCCGCGCGGCCCGGAGCGCACCCTGCTCCGGGACACGGCGAAGAGGCTGCTCGACGACACCCTCCCGGTGGCCGAGCGCTACGCGGCGGCTTCGGCGCCGGAGGCGGCCGCCGTCCTCGCCCGGTATCCGCTGCGCGAACTGGTCACCGCCGCCGAGCCGCTGCCCCTGCTCGTGGAGCGGCAACGCGCCCTGTACGGCGCGTGGTACGAGTTCTTCCCGCGCTCCGAGGGGACACCGGAGCGCCCGCACGGCACCTTCCGCACGGCCGCCCGCAGACTCCCCGCCATCGCCGCGATGGGCTTCGACGTCGTCTACCTCCCGCCGATCCACCCCATCGGCACGACCTTCCGCAAGGGCCGCAACAACACGTTGAACGCCGAGCCGGACGACGTGGGCGTGCCCTGGGCGATCGGCTCGGCGGAGGGCGGCCATGACGCCGTCCACCCCGACCTGGGGACGATCGAGGACTTCGCCTGGTTCGTGAAGCGGGCGCGGGAAAACGGCCTGGAGATCGCCCTCGACTTCGCCCTCCAGTGCTCCCCCGACCACCCGTGGGTCCACAAGCACTCCGAGTGGTTCCACCACCGGCCCGACGGCACGATCGCGTACGCCGAGAACCCGCCGAAGAAGTACCAGGACATCTTCCCCGTCGCCTTCGACGCCGACATGAAGGGGCTGGTCTCCGAGACCCAGCGCGTCCTGCGGCACTGGATGTCGCACGGGGTGCGGATCTTCCGCGTCGACAACCCGCACACCAAGCCGGTCGTGTTCTGGGAGCGGGTCATCGGGGAGATCAACCGCACCGACCCCGACGTGATCTTCCTGGCCGAGGCCTTCACCCGCCCCGCGATGATGCACGCCCTCGCCCAGGTCGGCTTCCAGCAGTCGTACACCTACTTCACCTGGCGCAACACCAAGGAAGAGCTCACCGAGTACCTCACCGAACTGTCGGGCGAGTCCGCCTCGTACATGCGGCCCAACCTGTTCGCCAACACCCCCGACATCCTGCACGCCTACCTCCAGCACGGCGGCCGCCCCGCCTTCGAGGTCCGCGCCGTCCTCGCCGCCACCCTCTCCCCGACCTGGGGCATCTACAGCGGCTACGA
The Streptomyces sp. NBC_01485 genome window above contains:
- a CDS encoding pep a2, whose translation is MKTAVPCYYHLDVDVSPERVGQVRRILAAHLNHWDLDPLVEPVCRGVEMLLKAIDEHATDKHTSIEMWWNGQHLITAIGGDDRHLRPDLDLRACLERIAVMSDGWGCCTTATGSKVIWFSQRARAGERVPRVHLGPAPTLREVRQVPRELPAAALAAPAGEARGVLVAAR
- a CDS encoding DUF5133 domain-containing protein, whose protein sequence is MLQPAKTEVARALGSYRSWERAMLARPGDRTVRSTFEDCGYTLCVLLGKRCAREAADAAEQYLRAATDARQRERRGPIRRTGVARLSVTRSLPLAPAEM
- a CDS encoding alpha-1,4-glucan--maltose-1-phosphate maltosyltransferase, whose product is MKSTRAIGRVPVRDVEPRVECGRRPAKAVTGETVRISATVFREGHDAIGANVVLKGPDGGRGPWTPMRELAPGSDRWGAEVTLEAMGRWTYTVEAWSDPVATWRRHAEIKIPAGIDTGLVLEEGGRLYERAAARAPRGPERTLLRDTAKRLLDDTLPVAERYAAASAPEAAAVLARYPLRELVTAAEPLPLLVERQRALYGAWYEFFPRSEGTPERPHGTFRTAARRLPAIAAMGFDVVYLPPIHPIGTTFRKGRNNTLNAEPDDVGVPWAIGSAEGGHDAVHPDLGTIEDFAWFVKRARENGLEIALDFALQCSPDHPWVHKHSEWFHHRPDGTIAYAENPPKKYQDIFPVAFDADMKGLVSETQRVLRHWMSHGVRIFRVDNPHTKPVVFWERVIGEINRTDPDVIFLAEAFTRPAMMHALAQVGFQQSYTYFTWRNTKEELTEYLTELSGESASYMRPNLFANTPDILHAYLQHGGRPAFEVRAVLAATLSPTWGIYSGYELCESTPQKEGGEEYLDSEKYQLTPRDWAAAERDGRSLAPLITKLNEIRRANPALHWLRNLRFHGTDNPSVIAYSKRAGANTVVVVVNLDPHHTQEATVSLDMPQLGLAHGASLSVHDELTGETYAWGAANYVRLEPGRTPAHVFHVR